A part of Deinococcota bacterium genomic DNA contains:
- a CDS encoding lmo0937 family membrane protein: MLWTIFVILLVLWLLGGFVFRVAGNLIHLLLVIAVIVLVYQLVTGRRTV, encoded by the coding sequence ATGCTCTGGACCATCTTCGTCATCCTTCTCGTTCTGTGGCTACTTGGCGGCTTCGTCTTTAGAGTAGCGGGCAATCTCATCCACCTGCTTCTCGTGATCGCCGTCATCGTGCTCGTCTACCAGTTGGTTACGGGCCGAAGGACAGTCTAG